A window of Acetonema longum DSM 6540 contains these coding sequences:
- a CDS encoding TRAP transporter large permease, with protein sequence MTEVFIAFFLFMLMGMPVAFAIGISGMMFFMQQPTLPSTIPAQLVLTQTQSFMLLAIPLFVFAGNLLNETGITHRLMRLSSMLAGHLRAGLAQVNMVLAATLGGITSSAIADATMLGRVLGPGMLEKGYSRGFCAGVIAFSSLITTMIPPGIGLVLYGSIGEVSIGRLFAAGLVPGLLMTVLYMVAIEITARKQGYEPERTERITLKELVTTSLDCIWAFLFPVLLIVGLRFGLFTPSEAGAFAVAYAVTIGVFVYREFTWEKFVRTLEDTVVDIGMVMLLISLSAIFSYGLTWEQLPQAFAELIVGISGDPWLVMLIIVAMLLVVGMFMDSTVLILLLTAILIPIARAVGIDLVHFGIVMVLTLTIGLLTPPVGVVMFIVCSIFNCSIVEMYRDSWWLLLATLIVVLGCIFFPQIVLFVPDMIFGKQ encoded by the coding sequence ATGACGGAAGTCTTTATTGCATTTTTTTTGTTCATGCTGATGGGCATGCCGGTGGCTTTCGCTATCGGGATTTCCGGCATGATGTTTTTTATGCAGCAGCCGACTTTGCCATCGACTATCCCGGCCCAGTTGGTGCTCACCCAGACGCAGAGCTTTATGCTGCTGGCTATTCCGCTGTTTGTTTTTGCGGGCAACTTGTTGAATGAAACCGGCATAACCCATCGCCTGATGCGGCTTTCGTCAATGCTGGCAGGTCATCTGCGCGCCGGCCTGGCCCAGGTCAACATGGTGTTGGCAGCCACACTGGGCGGCATCACGAGTTCCGCCATTGCCGACGCCACCATGCTTGGCCGGGTCTTGGGGCCGGGTATGCTCGAAAAAGGTTATTCCCGGGGCTTCTGCGCGGGCGTTATCGCCTTCAGTTCCTTAATTACCACTATGATTCCGCCCGGCATAGGACTGGTTTTATACGGCAGTATCGGCGAAGTGTCGATTGGGCGCCTGTTTGCCGCCGGTCTGGTTCCCGGCCTATTGATGACTGTATTGTATATGGTGGCGATAGAAATTACCGCCAGGAAACAGGGCTATGAGCCTGAGCGGACAGAACGGATCACTCTCAAAGAATTGGTGACGACTTCGCTGGATTGCATCTGGGCCTTTTTGTTTCCTGTTCTTTTGATCGTAGGGTTGCGGTTCGGCTTGTTCACGCCTTCGGAGGCGGGCGCTTTTGCGGTGGCATACGCGGTTACCATTGGCGTGTTTGTGTACCGGGAATTTACCTGGGAAAAATTCGTCAGGACGCTGGAAGATACCGTTGTGGATATCGGGATGGTCATGCTGCTGATTTCCCTGTCGGCTATTTTCAGTTATGGCCTGACCTGGGAACAGCTGCCCCAGGCTTTTGCCGAGTTAATTGTGGGCATTTCCGGTGATCCCTGGTTGGTCATGCTGATCATTGTCGCTATGCTGTTAGTCGTAGGCATGTTTATGGATTCCACCGTCCTGATCCTGCTGCTTACCGCCATATTGATCCCGATTGCCAGAGCGGTGGGCATAGACTTGGTCCATTTCGGCATTGTGATGGTGCTTACGCTCACCATTGGTCTGCTGACACCGCCGGTTGGAGTGGTCATGTTCATCGTCTGCAGCATTTTTAACTGCTCAATCGTTGAGATGTACAGGGATTCATGGTGGTTATTGCTGGCAACCTTGATCGTGGTGCTTGGCTGCATCTTTTTTCCGCAAATCGTGTTATTTGTCCCGGATATGATCTTCGGCAAGCAATAG
- a CDS encoding SDR family NAD(P)-dependent oxidoreductase: MRFTDKVVLVTGAGAGIGRAAAGLLARAGAAVVVNGISGSRGEETLKLVKDAGAAGLFVQGDVSIAADAARMVRETVAAFGKIDILINVAGIVIGGRVDNMTEADFVRTMDVNVKGTFLTCKYAVPEMQKQGGGVIVNVSSIAALKGIPDRSAYAASKGAVVALSKAMAADYIKDNIRVNVVCPGTTDTPSLEERMQASADPAATKAAFIARQPMGRLGTAEEIAQAILFACCDEAAFMTGSVITIDGGATV, encoded by the coding sequence ATGCGTTTTACCGATAAAGTTGTTCTGGTTACCGGAGCGGGGGCGGGAATAGGCCGCGCTGCCGCCGGGCTTTTGGCCAGGGCAGGGGCCGCGGTGGTTGTCAACGGCATTTCCGGCAGCCGGGGAGAGGAAACCCTGAAGCTGGTAAAAGACGCCGGCGCCGCCGGCCTATTCGTGCAGGGCGATGTCTCAATCGCCGCCGACGCTGCGAGAATGGTCAGAGAGACGGTCGCCGCCTTCGGAAAAATTGATATATTGATTAATGTCGCCGGCATTGTGATCGGCGGCCGCGTTGACAATATGACGGAAGCGGATTTTGTAAGAACCATGGATGTCAATGTCAAAGGTACTTTCCTAACCTGCAAATACGCCGTGCCGGAGATGCAAAAGCAAGGCGGCGGCGTGATTGTGAATGTGTCATCGATCGCGGCCTTAAAAGGCATACCTGACAGAAGCGCCTATGCGGCGTCCAAAGGCGCGGTGGTGGCGCTTTCCAAAGCGATGGCGGCCGATTACATCAAGGACAATATCCGGGTTAACGTCGTCTGCCCTGGAACTACCGATACGCCGTCGCTGGAAGAGCGGATGCAGGCTTCCGCCGACCCGGCGGCAACCAAGGCGGCTTTTATTGCCAGGCAGCCGATGGGGCGTCTGGGAACGGCGGAAGAAATAGCGCAGGCTATTTTGTTTGCCTGCTGCGATGAAGCCGCGTTCATGACTGGCAGCGTAATTACGATTGATGGCGGAGCCACCGTTTAG
- a CDS encoding PLP-dependent aminotransferase family protein — protein sequence MMIFINPDLSVPLYMQIYQEIKNKILSGELPSGYRLPSTRLLAATLAVARNTVESAYLQLTVEGYLVSRPGSGYIVQEILDLNVLSNSEPRQRDGNTDALNSNDDKQTFPYDFKYGHLNPDDFPMTLWKKLLIRALHELTADRLTMYGDPKGEQGLRDVISSYLKKSRGVLCEPDQIIVFAGTAYGLSVLSQLLKVHFQDIALEDPGYPIAREVFKQSGFKITAIDVEKDGLNISQLENSSARIVYVTPSHQFPCGVIMPIQKRYQLLNWAEKRDGIIIEDDYDSELRYKSRPIPSIASVEPNANVVYLGTLSKVLSPSLRISYIVLPKTLMTLYDSMYGLYPCSVSVIEQKALEIFMDSDQWESHLRKICASNKKRHDILIQAVAEILGDRVNILGENAGLHILLESTKEISEQDMMERAKQKGVLVYPVSPLWINRKNYSNNMVLLGFGDISETDIRNGIKQIRQAWD from the coding sequence ATGATGATTTTTATTAATCCCGATCTCAGCGTACCCTTATATATGCAAATTTATCAAGAAATTAAAAATAAGATCCTCTCAGGTGAGTTGCCTTCGGGTTACAGACTTCCCTCAACAAGGCTATTAGCCGCCACATTAGCCGTTGCACGGAATACAGTCGAAAGCGCATATCTTCAGCTAACCGTGGAAGGATACCTTGTCAGCAGGCCGGGCAGTGGATATATCGTACAAGAGATCTTGGATTTGAATGTTTTAAGCAACAGTGAACCCCGACAGAGGGATGGTAATACTGACGCGCTGAATTCAAACGATGACAAGCAAACATTCCCTTATGATTTCAAGTATGGACACCTAAATCCGGATGATTTCCCAATGACTCTGTGGAAAAAGTTATTAATCAGAGCATTGCACGAATTGACGGCGGATCGGTTGACAATGTATGGAGATCCAAAGGGGGAACAGGGGCTTCGGGATGTTATCTCCAGCTACCTGAAAAAATCCAGAGGTGTATTGTGTGAACCTGATCAAATCATTGTTTTCGCCGGTACTGCATACGGGCTATCGGTTTTAAGTCAGCTTTTGAAAGTCCATTTTCAGGATATTGCTTTGGAAGATCCGGGATATCCCATTGCAAGAGAAGTGTTTAAACAAAGTGGATTCAAAATAACAGCAATCGACGTTGAAAAAGATGGATTAAATATTTCACAACTGGAGAATAGCTCCGCCCGCATCGTTTATGTGACGCCGTCACATCAGTTTCCATGCGGAGTTATTATGCCTATTCAAAAAAGGTATCAACTACTGAATTGGGCGGAAAAAAGGGACGGAATCATTATTGAAGACGATTATGACAGTGAATTGCGGTATAAATCAAGACCGATTCCTTCCATTGCCAGCGTTGAACCCAATGCAAATGTCGTATATCTGGGAACTTTATCAAAGGTACTTTCCCCAAGTTTACGAATCAGTTATATCGTGCTCCCCAAGACACTCATGACGCTTTACGACTCGATGTATGGCTTATACCCTTGTTCTGTTTCAGTCATTGAACAAAAGGCGCTTGAAATATTTATGGATTCGGATCAATGGGAGAGCCACCTGAGAAAGATATGCGCTTCTAATAAAAAAAGACACGATATACTCATTCAAGCCGTTGCGGAAATATTGGGGGACCGTGTTAATATTCTTGGTGAAAATGCAGGCCTGCATATTTTGCTGGAATCCACAAAAGAAATCTCTGAGCAGGATATGATGGAAAGGGCAAAGCAAAAGGGTGTATTGGTTTACCCCGTTTCCCCTCTTTGGATAAATCGCAAAAATTATTCTAATAATATGGTGTTATTGGGTTTTGGAGATATATCTGAAACTGATATCCGAAACGGAATTAAACAAATACGCCAGGCGTGGGATTAA
- a CDS encoding DUF1659 domain-containing protein: protein MAVSKVPQSSRVGIRVQTGVSTTGAPVYRVRNLQNVKAAALDGDVYAVAQAMAGLQQHAVVSISRVDEANLINE, encoded by the coding sequence ATGGCAGTATCTAAAGTTCCCCAATCCAGCCGGGTGGGGATCAGAGTCCAGACCGGCGTCAGCACCACCGGCGCCCCGGTGTACCGCGTCCGCAACCTGCAAAACGTGAAAGCCGCCGCCTTAGACGGGGACGTTTATGCCGTGGCCCAGGCCATGGCTGGGCTGCAGCAGCACGCAGTCGTTTCCATCAGCCGCGTGGACGAAGCCAATCTGATCAACGAATAA
- a CDS encoding tetratricopeptide repeat protein, which produces MMIIPNKKFLIIVLGVSIVFNLLGVGAPVYAISLSGEELSVQGADKNDVLSVKISQLMQRELSIADLDEEWYNMKRMMKIRLPNMPVWVDQQVLVAHGGALFLIGADEKLERVELLARTKDEVYINLAKFAAYCNDAKITVWSQQPYRSFQLTAVVEWDGSGLNVISAKYSDPSQEYYDKMAALLQAGRLEEAMANKAYPFYPQQYGGYYKVPQLALLKAHEYALDKYRAGDATFAAKVLKWGLDQYLEVQVGRPLMADKLDGLKKLNEPGNSRAKDYRVDLNEFISALNDYAFFLAEIGQNSEAESYLEKVAEMAPDRLVVYINLGDVCWKLGKYKEAREYYRRYLGLLGDVKAAPQRVLDRTNGE; this is translated from the coding sequence ATGATGATAATACCTAACAAAAAGTTCCTTATCATAGTGCTGGGAGTAAGTATCGTATTTAATCTTCTTGGCGTCGGCGCGCCGGTATATGCGATTTCACTGTCGGGAGAAGAATTGTCAGTTCAGGGCGCAGATAAGAATGATGTTTTAAGCGTCAAGATTTCCCAACTCATGCAACGCGAACTGTCCATTGCCGATCTTGATGAAGAGTGGTACAACATGAAGCGTATGATGAAAATCCGTCTACCCAATATGCCGGTATGGGTAGATCAGCAGGTCCTTGTTGCCCATGGGGGAGCATTGTTTTTGATCGGCGCTGATGAGAAGCTGGAACGTGTTGAGCTTTTGGCCCGGACAAAGGATGAGGTATATATAAATCTTGCAAAATTCGCCGCTTATTGCAATGATGCGAAAATTACCGTTTGGAGCCAACAGCCCTACCGTTCTTTTCAGTTGACGGCGGTTGTCGAATGGGATGGCAGTGGGCTGAATGTGATAAGTGCAAAATACAGTGATCCATCACAAGAGTATTATGATAAGATGGCTGCGCTTCTCCAGGCTGGGCGACTTGAAGAAGCAATGGCGAATAAAGCGTATCCGTTCTATCCACAACAGTATGGCGGGTACTATAAAGTACCCCAGTTGGCTCTGCTGAAAGCCCATGAGTATGCCCTCGATAAATACCGGGCAGGGGATGCTACCTTCGCCGCTAAAGTTCTAAAATGGGGACTGGATCAATATCTGGAGGTACAGGTAGGAAGGCCGCTTATGGCTGACAAGCTGGATGGTTTAAAGAAACTTAATGAGCCGGGCAATTCGCGAGCGAAAGATTATAGAGTTGATTTAAACGAATTTATTAGCGCCCTTAACGATTATGCTTTTTTCCTGGCGGAAATAGGCCAGAACAGTGAAGCGGAAAGCTACCTGGAAAAAGTGGCGGAAATGGCGCCTGACCGCCTGGTGGTGTACATTAATTTGGGCGATGTATGCTGGAAGTTAGGCAAATATAAGGAGGCCAGAGAATATTACCGGCGGTACCTAGGTTTACTAGGAGATGTGAAAGCTGCCCCGCAGCGGGTTTTAGATCGTACTAATGGAGAATGA
- a CDS encoding DNA cytosine methyltransferase gives MTNLVCIDIFAGAGGLALGFHKANIMGLFAIEKDPMAFETLSANFLEDNAPYHNFSQWPEWLQKKSFDINEILGNLVLRRHLLDLQGKIDIVCGGPPCQGFSVGGMRDGNDSRNNLPIKYLEFVSLVKPRVIIFENVDGMARPFLSKPSSFKGAFLDWLVNKLGELGYVAAYKIIDASKFGVPQIRKRLIIFGVQKELLDGSKTVSEFFDLMEELRPEFLKEKGLSLEHPVTVFEALEDLNNANRIPCPDSSKFLSTTYKTPQSVFSALMRTGIPDLTVPDSHRFSFHGNKTIEFYKMVHEKQMYGRLPKSVLIEYGTKKDKKVLLDPGMPASTITTHPDEFVHYSEPRIITVREMARLQSFPDNFVFRGRYTINGPRRRFDVARCSQVGNAVPPMLAEAIGRTVKKYLNLLSR, from the coding sequence TTGACTAACCTAGTATGTATAGATATTTTCGCTGGTGCAGGAGGTTTGGCACTAGGTTTTCATAAAGCTAATATTATGGGGCTTTTTGCTATTGAAAAAGATCCAATGGCTTTTGAGACTTTATCAGCTAATTTTTTAGAAGATAACGCTCCTTATCACAATTTTTCCCAATGGCCGGAATGGCTTCAAAAGAAAAGCTTTGACATAAATGAAATCTTAGGGAACTTAGTCTTACGCAGACATCTATTAGACTTGCAAGGAAAGATAGATATTGTATGTGGTGGACCGCCCTGTCAAGGATTTTCGGTTGGTGGTATGCGAGATGGTAACGATTCACGTAACAATTTACCTATTAAGTATTTAGAATTTGTATCACTAGTAAAACCACGTGTCATTATTTTTGAAAATGTTGATGGAATGGCAAGACCATTTTTATCTAAACCAAGCTCGTTCAAGGGGGCTTTTCTCGATTGGTTAGTTAACAAATTAGGTGAATTAGGATATGTAGCCGCATATAAAATTATAGACGCAAGTAAATTTGGTGTTCCTCAGATAAGAAAGCGTCTGATCATATTTGGCGTACAAAAAGAGCTCTTGGATGGGTCGAAGACTGTTAGTGAATTCTTTGATCTGATGGAAGAGTTAAGACCAGAATTTCTAAAAGAAAAGGGATTAAGCTTGGAACATCCCGTAACTGTTTTTGAAGCCCTTGAGGATTTGAATAATGCTAATAGAATACCGTGCCCTGACTCTTCCAAGTTTTTATCCACAACATACAAAACACCCCAATCCGTATTTTCAGCTTTAATGAGAACTGGTATACCTGACTTAACGGTACCTGATTCACATAGGTTTAGTTTTCATGGTAATAAGACCATTGAATTTTACAAAATGGTTCATGAAAAACAAATGTATGGAAGGCTACCCAAGTCTGTTTTGATTGAATATGGGACTAAAAAAGACAAAAAGGTTTTGCTTGACCCTGGGATGCCAGCATCTACTATTACTACACATCCTGATGAGTTTGTCCATTATAGTGAGCCACGTATTATAACCGTTCGAGAGATGGCAAGATTACAATCTTTCCCCGATAATTTTGTATTTAGAGGGCGCTACACTATTAATGGACCGCGACGTAGATTTGATGTCGCTCGGTGTTCCCAAGTAGGTAATGCTGTTCCCCCTATGCTAGCAGAAGCTATTGGGCGAACAGTTAAGAAATATTTAAATTTATTATCGAGGTGA
- a CDS encoding DUF4253 domain-containing protein, with protein MTECGKAIIDFLGCEYELFENETSENNLINRWDALTELGKREGFFPLLIVSSDTLVEKLEFVFDDFDVENTPEGIAAYRQNVIADSKRVDVTTFLSGRLDEYLEMHTDDNIWGELLPCEPNHCFYCPLEGEKLHSELIIAKVPAQNPWELAAWIPMGGFNDCPSPAEQVAVFRHWYKKYGAVPCVVTHDNWELELANPPRTDEAAEELAKEHFAFCYDIVMQAARGWDTIRARASTLKNSTTWYFWWD; from the coding sequence ATGACAGAATGCGGAAAAGCCATCATCGATTTTTTAGGTTGTGAATATGAGCTTTTTGAAAATGAAACCAGCGAAAATAATCTTATCAACCGTTGGGATGCACTGACTGAGTTAGGGAAGAGGGAAGGATTTTTCCCATTGTTGATTGTTTCTTCCGACACATTGGTTGAAAAATTGGAGTTTGTCTTTGACGATTTCGATGTAGAAAATACACCAGAAGGAATAGCCGCTTACCGGCAAAACGTGATTGCTGATTCCAAACGAGTTGATGTAACCACTTTTTTATCCGGACGTCTGGACGAATACCTGGAAATGCACACGGATGATAATATCTGGGGGGAGCTTCTCCCCTGTGAGCCGAATCACTGTTTTTACTGCCCTTTGGAAGGCGAGAAACTTCATTCGGAATTGATTATTGCAAAAGTGCCGGCGCAAAACCCTTGGGAACTTGCGGCATGGATTCCAATGGGCGGATTTAATGACTGTCCGTCCCCTGCCGAGCAGGTGGCTGTGTTCCGTCACTGGTATAAAAAATACGGGGCTGTTCCTTGTGTTGTAACCCATGATAATTGGGAGCTGGAATTAGCAAACCCGCCCCGAACGGATGAGGCTGCAGAAGAACTAGCAAAGGAGCATTTTGCTTTTTGCTATGATATAGTTATGCAAGCAGCCAGAGGATGGGATACGATTCGGGCAAGAGCCAGCACACTTAAAAACTCAACGACTTGGTATTTTTGGTGGGATTAA
- a CDS encoding lysozyme inhibitor LprI family protein, with product MVKNQLAVILLVLGLTVLIFNKDVWAAKTPPIKEYNENFEIDYSDPGLRGSQSEMNEAAYREFKRADDKLNEIYGQIFVKYKNNKLFLDKLTNAEIAWIKYRDAYLESIYSEKDKHIHYGSVFPIYNIEAAKLTWDRVKQLNQWLIDYPEGMVGLGSRGKIDANTAKSSEITEKTLAIEAYKKVLQNKAAFSSAFYQSPEKKEKSCYLHEFLEAGANSGYKLTHFTMLDMDGNKIPEVVL from the coding sequence ATGGTGAAAAACCAATTAGCTGTTATATTGCTTGTTTTAGGGTTAACTGTCCTTATTTTCAATAAGGATGTCTGGGCAGCCAAGACTCCTCCAATCAAGGAGTACAACGAAAATTTTGAAATTGACTATTCTGATCCAGGGCTCAGAGGAAGTCAGAGTGAAATGAATGAGGCAGCGTACAGAGAGTTTAAAAGAGCGGATGATAAATTAAACGAAATCTACGGGCAGATATTTGTCAAATATAAAAATAACAAATTGTTTTTGGACAAACTCACCAATGCGGAAATAGCTTGGATTAAGTATAGAGATGCCTATCTTGAATCTATATATTCGGAAAAAGATAAACACATTCATTACGGAAGCGTATTTCCTATTTACAACATTGAAGCGGCTAAATTGACTTGGGATAGAGTAAAGCAACTGAACCAGTGGTTGATTGATTATCCAGAAGGGATGGTCGGGTTAGGCAGCCGTGGAAAGATAGACGCTAATACGGCAAAAAGCAGTGAAATCACAGAGAAGACTTTAGCAATTGAAGCATATAAAAAAGTTCTGCAAAATAAAGCTGCTTTTTCCAGCGCTTTTTATCAAAGCCCGGAGAAAAAAGAGAAATCCTGCTATTTGCATGAATTTTTAGAGGCTGGAGCAAATTCTGGATATAAACTAACCCACTTTACCATGCTTGACATGGATGGAAACAAAATACCGGAAGTTGTTCTTTGA
- a CDS encoding TRAP transporter small permease produces MRRFYQYVCAAEMHIAKWALAVLTVLVIAAAVMRSIGMPIVWAIDAATFLFAWCVFLGGDIAMRNDRLVCIDVLTCRLPKKYQHYLKIINYSIIVVFLASLIAHGVKLAYTTRLRTFQGIPDVSYTWVTIAVPLGCLLMLITAILKIRNLIQNGYENMPDGECGCPKELM; encoded by the coding sequence ATGAGAAGATTCTACCAGTATGTCTGCGCTGCGGAGATGCATATTGCCAAATGGGCTCTGGCTGTTCTTACTGTGCTGGTGATTGCGGCGGCGGTGATGAGGAGTATTGGCATGCCGATCGTATGGGCGATTGATGCCGCCACCTTCCTATTCGCCTGGTGCGTTTTTCTGGGCGGCGATATCGCCATGAGAAACGACAGGCTGGTCTGCATTGATGTGCTTACTTGCAGATTGCCCAAAAAGTACCAGCATTACCTTAAAATCATCAACTACTCCATTATCGTCGTTTTCCTGGCGTCGTTGATTGCTCATGGCGTGAAGCTTGCTTATACTACCCGGCTGAGAACCTTTCAGGGGATTCCGGATGTCAGCTACACCTGGGTCACCATCGCGGTGCCGTTGGGCTGCCTGCTGATGTTGATCACGGCCATCCTGAAGATCAGGAATCTAATACAAAACGGCTATGAAAATATGCCGGATGGCGAATGCGGCTGCCCTAAAGAATTGATGTGA
- a CDS encoding DUF262 domain-containing protein has translation MLLLPLLDHDSSRVKLPVERWLSTFKSLQHTFLSEVGQMDMAGELSTYVDIYSPDITLQDNTHNNFGSIFIRIWAIGSPAKIVFGIYLGAKVSKSQEEIRRGVGYARRRLKDILNDIETKGFSYHPWTDRQLPWLNTEKSKRGVVRQLDQYISFKLVEETNDTDAAIHKDLNTLVYALDTSIDSLAPLDIFQQELVLNFFLGRNPEERLTTNFQAKKPEEVEEAVDAYEEELLGFEYEEQIPDTEESPEKPFDADKIRIEQRMLSLKYIKELLDVHKLELSPGFQRNRVWKDNRQKSLLIESLMLRIPIPAFYFYEDENSNLYVIDGLQRLSTIQDYLDNKFRLTGLQYLGEAVNKKMFSELSDKYVSRIYQTQLNVNIIDARTPSQVKYDIFRRINTGGISLNAQEVRNSIAKTKVRQLLKSLSTSTEFFKATGGGVNDLRMGAQELVLRFIAFYRIFDFSTGEVNYSRGDLEQHLDETFDLLNKATDSELHIYEKAFLKAMNSAYALFGNYAFRSCRPNDLRDGARRKLLNKSLFTTWSVILAHSNLSENTLLGLRKKTVRLLANEIEMNEAYSKALSIGTSATSQVKTNFRIAFKLLKGVLEDD, from the coding sequence GTGTTATTGTTACCTCTGCTGGACCATGATTCGTCACGAGTAAAGCTTCCTGTAGAAAGGTGGCTCTCGACTTTTAAGAGTTTGCAGCATACTTTTTTATCAGAAGTTGGACAAATGGACATGGCAGGGGAACTATCTACTTATGTAGATATCTATAGTCCAGACATAACCCTGCAAGATAATACTCATAATAATTTTGGTAGTATATTTATCCGGATTTGGGCTATTGGAAGTCCTGCGAAAATTGTGTTTGGCATTTATTTAGGTGCGAAAGTATCTAAATCGCAAGAAGAGATACGACGTGGTGTTGGGTATGCACGGCGGCGCCTTAAGGATATTTTGAATGATATTGAAACAAAGGGATTTTCCTATCATCCCTGGACCGACAGGCAACTACCTTGGCTTAATACAGAAAAATCAAAAAGAGGAGTAGTACGTCAGCTTGACCAATATATATCCTTTAAATTAGTCGAAGAAACTAATGATACAGATGCTGCTATTCATAAAGATCTAAATACTTTAGTTTACGCACTAGACACTTCAATTGATAGCTTGGCTCCATTAGATATTTTTCAACAAGAACTAGTATTGAATTTTTTTCTTGGCAGGAATCCAGAAGAACGATTGACAACCAATTTTCAGGCAAAAAAGCCCGAAGAAGTTGAAGAAGCTGTTGATGCTTATGAAGAGGAACTTCTAGGCTTTGAATATGAAGAACAGATACCGGATACTGAAGAGTCTCCTGAAAAGCCTTTTGATGCGGATAAAATTCGCATTGAACAACGTATGTTATCTTTGAAATATATAAAAGAACTGTTGGATGTACATAAACTTGAGCTTTCTCCTGGTTTTCAGAGGAATAGGGTTTGGAAAGATAATCGACAAAAATCTTTGTTAATCGAATCTTTGATGCTCCGAATCCCTATCCCTGCTTTCTATTTTTACGAAGACGAGAATTCAAATCTTTACGTTATTGATGGTTTACAGCGGTTATCTACAATTCAAGACTATCTAGATAATAAATTTAGGTTGACAGGGTTGCAATACCTTGGTGAAGCGGTTAATAAAAAAATGTTTTCTGAACTCTCCGATAAATATGTGAGCAGAATATATCAAACTCAGCTAAACGTAAATATCATTGATGCTAGAACTCCATCTCAAGTTAAATACGACATATTTCGTCGTATAAACACCGGTGGAATATCTTTAAATGCACAAGAAGTACGTAATTCTATAGCAAAAACTAAAGTACGGCAACTATTAAAATCATTATCTACTTCAACTGAATTTTTTAAAGCAACAGGTGGTGGAGTAAATGATCTTAGAATGGGTGCACAAGAACTAGTGTTAAGGTTTATAGCCTTTTATAGAATATTTGATTTTTCAACTGGAGAAGTTAATTATTCAAGAGGTGACCTAGAACAACATTTGGATGAAACTTTTGATCTTCTAAATAAAGCAACTGATAGTGAATTACATATATATGAAAAGGCATTTTTAAAGGCTATGAATAGTGCATATGCGTTATTTGGTAACTATGCTTTCAGAAGCTGTCGCCCTAATGACTTAAGAGATGGGGCTAGAAGAAAATTACTTAATAAATCACTCTTCACTACATGGAGTGTGATCCTTGCGCATAGTAACTTGAGTGAAAATACTTTACTAGGTTTACGCAAAAAAACAGTACGGCTCTTGGCAAATGAAATCGAAATGAACGAAGCATACTCGAAAGCACTTTCGATTGGAACAAGTGCTACAAGTCAAGTTAAAACTAATTTTAGAATCGCGTTTAAGTTGCTGAAAGGGGTACTGGAGGATGATTAA
- a CDS encoding DUF2922 domain-containing protein, with protein MNRTLEMVFRAANGREVTISLADPLENLTLADVTTVMEDIIARNIFITTGGELRDIVDARIRTRETVSLA; from the coding sequence ATGAACAGAACGCTCGAAATGGTCTTCCGGGCTGCCAATGGCCGGGAAGTGACCATCAGTCTGGCCGATCCCCTGGAAAACCTGACTCTGGCCGATGTGACCACCGTTATGGAAGACATCATCGCCCGCAACATCTTCATCACCACCGGCGGCGAGCTCCGGGATATTGTGGACGCACGGATCCGGACCCGCGAAACCGTCTCTTTAGCCTAA